A region of the Mytilus trossulus isolate FHL-02 chromosome 11, PNRI_Mtr1.1.1.hap1, whole genome shotgun sequence genome:
agaagaaaaacaataggtctatACACAgatgtggaaagacctaaaaagaagatgtggtaataTTGCCAATCAGGCAACTCTCCACaaaggacacagaaattaacagatGTAGGTCACCGTAAGCTGATACAAACCATTACAGCTACGAATTGAATACTGCTAATATAACCCATTAAATGCTTTGATATGTTTACATTTGAGCAGGTATGTGGAAGAGGATCTGGTTATGATTGTAGACAGCATGTACAGAAACTAAACTTATTACGAGCTGAACAAGGAAACAGGGATGAAACCCAGTTTAACTCCTCAACAGATGTTGATCAAAACAGGTGTTCATTGAAAcaggtactgtaaattcagacaTTATTGTGGCCAtatattattgcgattttgtgaTTTTAGACTAAAATATGAATTGAATTTTTGCGATATTGGGAAAAATCCTGttgaaatcatatttaaaaattcaaaatgtgaaCAAAGTTATAGAACACTACCTGAAGATATGCATACAATAGAATAAATATAATCTtattaaaggggagataatctacaTTGTAgttttattgtcgagccttcgatcctacattccgtcggcggcgtccacaaatattcactctgtggttaaagtttttgaaattttaataactttcttaaactatacttgaTCAGACCTGCCAACTATCCCGATTTTCGCGGTATCATCCCGATTTTTACCCCTCAACCCGAATCCCGATATCGGGATTGTAAAATTAGCTAAAATCCcgattttcaacaaataaacccgaaaaaattattgtttaccgattttgaagtttttctgatcaattttaaaaaatcaatcattttacctGGGGACATATTATGACAAGTTAATGACCCTTCACTAATCAACAGTCACAACAGGTGTCCTAATTAGTGGTTGTATGTAATCAGATTACCTAATGGATCGTAACAAAcctcaaaattaatttgtataaatttggTCAAACAGcctttcaattttaatcaatttatcatacaagCACAATTTGCAACATTTGCCGTAGTTCCACagcaaaatcataattaattgaaagatGAGAACTGTAAAGAACTCTCAAGAAAACATCGTTTATCctgaaatttgtttaattttcgaAACCAGACTTCGTATGTCTGTTGATCTAAAATCGACGCCATTTTGTATACACTTCTACTGTGTTACTGTATAAGCCTCCGCAGATAAGAGCACCTctgaatacaaagaaagataactcaaatttaatCCATTTTCTCATTGATACTAATATAAAGACCATGAGTAAGACTTAATCAAAATCTGTCTTCATCCTTCTTACTTTAGGACATGTAGTTTTAGGTGTTTTGAGTCAAGGTTCATAGATGAGAAGGTCTTTGGAggggggaaaaggggggggtcTCTACTTTGaatcctttatttttaatgccattttctctattcctcagttattttgtcaattttataatttaaaagtacaagaatcatgcaaataaaagtAACCAAGGCCAACAAGCTCATCATGagtataccaaaagaaaaaagatgaGAACTTGAGACTATTTTAGGAGTAAAAAACAATGCTCACAGAAAAGTCGCTAAAATTGTAACCCTTAAAAATCTTGTCGTGCGCTAAATCCCCCATGgagatttttaaaagttggcaggtctgcttgatttctaccaaacttggacagaagcttgtttatgatcacaagatagtatccagaagtaaattttgtaaaattaaaattccattttttccttattttacttataaatggtcttagttttttctgtggggaaacataacattcactctgtggttaaaagtttttagaattttaattacTGTCTTAAACTGGTAcccttaaactatcctgggtttgtaccaaacttgaacagaagcttgtttatgatcataagatagtatccaggagtagattttgtaaaaaaattaattcattttttccctattttacttttgaatggacttagtttttctgcggggaaacattacattcactctgtggttaatgtttttaaaattttaataactttcttaaactatcctgggtttgtaccaaatttgatcagaagcttatttatgttcatgagatagtatccagaagtaaattttgtaaaaagatacattttgtaactccatttttctgtattttacttttaaatggacttagattttcttccagttaacattacatacagtctgcagttcaagttttcaaaacattaattagattcattaactatcccagatatttaccaaacttggacagaaggttcttacaatcataagatagtatcaagaggaatatttttttatacccccgctttaaaaaagggggggggtttactgttttacctctgtctgtcagtcagtccgtccgtcagtcagtccgtcccatgaaactttcgtcacatttttctcaggaactacacatccaccctttctgtaatttggtatcaacatttatatatgtcagccataccgtgtgatgcgttttcagattcatcacttgacaacttcctgtttaccgaacacttgtctgattttacacatgatagccaagttgaaaattttcgtcacatttttctcaggaactacaatacaaggatttctgaaatttggtttcaggatttatataagtcagctataccgtgtgatgcgttttcagattcatcactcgacaacttcctgtttaccaaacacttgtatgattttacacatgatagccaagttgaaaattttcgtcacatttttctcaggaactacaatacaaggatttctgaaatttggtttcagaatttttataagtcagctatatcgtgtgatgcgttttcagattcatcactcgacaaccctctgtttaccgaacacttgcatatttttacactattaatattatccacttgcggcgggggtatcatcagtgagcagtagctcgcagtttcacttgttattgatttttttcctcattgttgttgagcctgcaatttacagcaaaagtaggcgagacactgggttccgcggaacccttacaaattttttgtaataacatgagcaacacatCAGGTGCTtaatgtggagcaggatctgagatcaaccccagtttttggtggggtttgtgttgcttagtctttagttttctatgttgtgtcatgtatactattgtttgtctgtttgtctttttcatttttagccatggcgttgtctgtttattttcaatctataagtttgaatgtACCTCTTGTATCCTTCCACCCTCTTTTATGAGTTCACTCATAATTCTGGTTAATTATTTTGTagtatgatgatgatgataatgaCTTTGAAAGGATTGAAAAACTACCTCAAATAGAATCAGGGAAGTGGTCAAAGTATGTTGATATTACAGAagaaatgggagataactcagaaACAACAGATCAGCCTGATGAGTTAGGAGAAGAAATGTACACTACAGATAAAAGTGAATATGACggttttcaaaaacaaaaaagaatggCTAGAAAAAGGTTTGTGAAGTCTTTTTACAACATTGCAATGCCTCTTACAATggaataagaaataaaagttatGCATACCTGGTACCCAATGTGAAGAAAAAGAACAGACACTTTTCTGATAGATATTTAAGATTAAAACTGCATGAAGCATAAGCAATAAAATGATAGATGAGTTTATTTCACAAGATAAAGATAAAAGGCATTAGGTTTGAGCTTTGATAAAATTAAGCAGATCTTGGCATCAGATCTGAAGCTTATACTAAGAAAAATTTGGACATTccataataagtaaaaatactTTGCCATTTGTTCAAAAATACCAATCAACTAAAAATTACTGTTGAACcctataaatttcaaatatgattaACAAACAGGATCTGACAACAATATTTAATCCATGCTACTTTTTGTTCTGGTAATTATCATAATGACCAATGAAATTGCTGCCTTCAACTTTTTGATGGTGTTCAACATTATGACAAACCTATACTGTACTTAGATAAAcacttttacaaccctatacaTTTACAAAATCTCAGACAAGTAGTTCAGCTTTATAAAATGATtgattatattttagttttcctTTTATCATAatggctattccagaaaaaaaaatgtaagggggggggggggggggggtgatggaaggcacattgtataaataatacatgggtgatgggtatcagagcaacttttcacactataatgcactataattctcaattacaattgtctgAGTGGCGGGTGCAgacaaaaactgccttccaaccccccGTTTCTGGATGGCCCTAATGGTATGAATGATAATGaatgacaataataataaaaattaagttaatttttttttcagaaactggcaacaaaattccaaaagaagTGATGAATATGCTGAAAACAATCCTACATCATCTGCCAACAATTTTAGGGCAAACCATCCTTTCAAAGATCAAAATGTTGCTATGGATACAGCTTCTGACGAGAATATatacaacaaaatcaaaagtagaAATAATCTTTATAATCACAAAACAGATAAACCTTTTGGAGGAGCTAGTCAACAAAATGTTTCTAGTTTTACAGGTCATAATGCAAAGGTTAGAGGTTACACATCTGAATTCACTCCAGATATTAATGACACAAAGATAAacaattcattaaaatttacaGATATTTTTGAATCCAGGATAAATCAAGACAAAACAGCAAAGTCAAAGGAATCCACAAAAACAATTGAAGCAAAGAGTTCTAAATGGGGACAATTTGTCGAGGACGAGACCATGAGCTCTAGTGATGATAGCGATGATGAACAGGGcatatattttactgttaatcCCGTCGAAAAGTTTCAGGAATCTCAGTCATCACAAGAAGAAGAGTCCGACTCttcaaattgtcaaaaatattttcatcataaaaCTGAGAGGTCACCTAAAGGGTTTGTCACAAACAAATTTCCTGCCTTCAAGAAAGAAGAGTTATTTTCTCCCCAAGTCATGAATGGGGTCAAATTGTCCCAAGACATTGTTACTAATTTTTCAAGTCATGTCTTATATCCTATAAATACCAATACTAATGCAACAGGTTCTATTATGAAAAAGGGAGGTAACtcagcaaacaaacaaaattttccTCTCAGCAATAATGCAGATGACACAGAAATCATCATGAATTCTAACGAGAAATTGCCAGgtacaaaacatttgtttaaagttGATGACTTGAATGATGAGGActtagattttgaaatttgatagagttcaaaatatttgatgttaatgaatgaataaattatCAGTTTAATGTTTCAGTGTTTATGTCTCTCACTGTTTTATGAGATTCCATGTTTGCATATGTGAGGTGCTGTTATCCTTGATATATTCAATACATTCAagatacattttacaaataaaaaagaatagaaaaatataattgtctGAATTGAGGATTTGAAAATGTCTTCAAGTCTGATATCTTTCTGCACAggcatataatataaaaataaaaaagaagtagtggtatgattgccaatgagacaactatccacaaaagaccaaaatgacacagactttaacaactataggtcaccatacggccttcaacaatgagcaaagcccataccccaaagtcagctataaaagaccccgataagaccatgtaaaacaattcaaacgagaaaactaacggccttatttatgtcaaaacataaaagaaaaacaaatatgtaacacataaacaaacgacaaccactgaattacaggcatctgacttgggacaggcacatacataaataatgtggcggggttcaTTATGTGTTCATTTTGAAGCAAGATCATTAGCCTGGATATTACTGTTAATctaccatttattttttatatatattctgtaatattttaagaaaacaagattgaatttacatgtattttctatttgtttttttgatgTGACAGATCAAAAACTATGGGTGTGTTTGGATATATGCCTGAAGCAGCCTATGGTTAACCATAGGGTGTGTTTGAATATACATGCCTGAGGCGGTCTATGGTTACCCATAGGTACCTATGGGTAACTATAGGCTGTCTCAGGCAAATATCCAAACACACCGTTTATATTTCAAAGAATGGgatttttaaaaactgaatAATTTAAAGCAAAGTTATCAAAGACCTTGATTTTACATCtaattttctaaataataagaaaacatGTAGAAAggccagagacatatatacacatatatctCTGGAAAAGCATATACACCAACACATGAAAAGGTTCTTATCTGTGTTCTTTAACAAAATGTCTTGTTCAGTTAAGGCTCACATGCAG
Encoded here:
- the LOC134691098 gene encoding MRN complex-interacting protein-like, whose product is MPQEFNVLQCYKCETFQVHQVKKATKWNCKLCGEKQSIKKVCGRGSGYDCRQHVQKLNLLRAEQGNRDETQFNSSTDVDQNRCSLKQYDDDDNDFERIEKLPQIESGKWSKYVDITEEMGDNSETTDQPDELGEEMYTTDKSEYDGFQKQKRMARKRNWQQNSKRSDEYAENNPTSSANNFRANHPFKDQNVAMDTASDENIYNKIKSRNNLYNHKTDKPFGGASQQNVSSFTGHNAKVRGYTSEFTPDINDTKINNSLKFTDIFESRINQDKTAKSKESTKTIEAKSSKWGQFVEDETMSSSDDSDDEQGIYFTVNPVEKFQESQSSQEEESDSSNCQKYFHHKTERSPKGFVTNKFPAFKKEELFSPQVMNGVKLSQDIVTNFSSHVLYPINTNTNATGSIMKKGGNSANKQNFPLSNNADDTEIIMNSNEKLPGTKHLFKVDDLNDEDLDFEI